GCATTCCCGACTTTGTCCCAGAGATGCTTTCCTGGGGTGCAGGTCCCCGAAGTGTGCAGTTTTTGATTCTGGGCGGTAAAGCCCGAGCCTTGCTGCATGGTCGCACGCACGTTACGACCGACGACATTCAAGCACTGGCCAAACCGGTTCTGCGTCATCGCATTGTGCTGAACTACGGTGCGGAAAGCGAAGGAGTGTCGGCCGACGACGTGATCGATCGGATCTTGAAGGAAACGCCCGCCAAAGAGGATCAGCTAACCAGCGATGCCCGATTCCAAAAAATATTTGCATCCTGAGACGCTCGGGCGGATTTCCAAACTGGAACTACGCGCCCGGCACGTTGTTGAAGGATTCCTCTCCGGTACTCATCGCAGTCCTTACTTCGGGCAGTCGATCGAGTTTCTCCAGCATCGCGAATATGCGACCGGGGATGATCTGCGCCATATCGACTGGAAGGTGTGGGGCAAGCACAACAAGTACTTCATCAAGCAGTACGAAGAATACACCAATCTCCGCTGCATGATGCTGGTTGATGCTTCGGCCAGCATGAGCTACGGCAATGGTCCGCTGACGAAGTACGACTATGGCTGCACGATCGCGGCCTCGCTGGCCTATCTCATTCTGAAGCAGCAGGACGCCGTCGGCTGTGCTGTGTTTGACGATCGCATTCGTTACCGCGTGCCGGTGCTCAGCAAGCGAACCCACTTGAACACGATTGTCGACGCGATGGCAAACCAGTCTCCGCGCGACAAGACCGATATGCAGACCATCTGCAAGCAGTTCGCCGAAGGTTATACCAGCCGCGGATTGGTTGTGGTCGTATCCGATTTCTTCGGCGATGTCGAAGCAACCGCAAAGGGCTTACGAATCTTGCGGCAACGAGGACACGACGTGATGGTCTTCCACGTTATGGACGACGATGAACTCGACTTCCCGTTTTCTGGCTCGACCCGCTTTGAAGGTCTGGAGAACAGTGATCACCTGACCTGTAATCCACGTGCCCTGCGAGAAGGTTACCTGGAAGCGGTCAACGAGTTCACCGCACGTATTCGGCGCGAATGCAGCAAAAATACGATCGATTACGCCCTGGTTCGGACCAGCGATTCGCTCGCGACGGTCCTGACAACCTACCTTTCCAATCGATTGGGAATGCATCACCGTAACTAAGTTCGAGGCGTAATGCTTTTTGTATATTCAGCTCTGGCTTGGGGCTTTGCCCTGATTTCGCTTCCCGTGTTGATCCAATTGATCAACATGATGCGGCACCGTCGTGTCAAATGGGCGGCGATGGACTTCCTGATGCAGAGCCACCGCCGCATGAAGCATTGGGTCATGATTCGGCAGCTCTTGCTGCTGTTAACCCGTATGGCGGCGATTGCCCTGATCGTGGCCATGCTGGCCGGTTTGATCACCACACAAACCTGGTCCAACATGCTGGCCGACCGAGTCACGCATCACCTGATTTTGCTCGACGATACCTTCTCGATGCGGGAACGCCTCGGTGGAGATACCGCGTTCGATGCGGGCATTCAAACGACGAACCGTTTGATCGAGCAACTTGCCGAACAAGATCAGCCGCAGCGAATCTCGGTGATGCTCTACTCCGACATCCTTCGCGACGGCCCCGATCAAGCCGCGCCCAACCAGGCAACGCGGATGCGGGTCGATATGGATTCGACCAGCATCACCAGGCTGCAAGAATTGCTCACCAACCTCACGCCGACGGAACAAACGATCCCTCTAGCCGAAGTGCTCCAGCGGGGAAGCGAGATTGCCTCGCAGTTCGATCAGACCGAGGTGGCCAAGGTCTATGTTGTTTCCGACTTCCGCGAGAAAGACTGGGGAGCGGAAGCCGCTGTCCGCGATCCACTGGCTCGCGTCGAAGAACGCTCGGTCGAAATGAACTGGATCAACTGTGCCCGCCTGCCTCAGGACAACTTGGCCATTACCGATGTATCGATCGGCAGCGGCACGATCGTCCCTGGCGTGCCGACCATTGTGAAAGTCTCCGTACGTAACTTCGGCCAACAAGCTGCGGTCGACGTCCGTTTGCAGGTCGATCTCTTCGGTTCGACAACCGGTAGGACCGATATCTCTCAGGCCGGTCAAAGCCTGGAACGCCTTGCCGAACAACTCCCGATCAACTTCGACGAGATCCCCGCCGGCGATCAAGTCACGCGACAAACGCAAATTATCTTCCCTGCTGAAGGCTCGCACGTCTTGTCATTCCATCTGCCGGACGACGCACTTCCGCTCGACAACACACGCTTCGCTGCGGTAGACGTTCAGCCGACGATTCCGGTTTTGATCGTCGACGGCGATCCCAAATTGACCAACGCGTTTTACCTGCAATCCGTTTTCAACCCGGCCCCGAACGTGTCGACCGGCGTGACGCCAACGACCAGCAGCACCAGCTTTTTGACGTCGGCCGAACTGAAAGATCTGCAGAAATTCGAGAACATCTTTATCATCGATCCGCCGCAATTTGACGAGCGTATCTTGACCACTCTTAAAGAGTACGTCGAAGGAGGAGGAGGCCTGGTTTGGTATCTCGGTCCTGACACCAACGAAATTGGCTTGGGCGAACTCGCCAATGCTGGCCTTCTGCCCACGACGCTGCAAGCGGCGGAAGAATTGGACCAAAACATTCCCGACGGGCCACCCGATTTTGTCCCTGGCGACAACCCAGTATTCCGCGTGTTTGCCGGCGAAAAGAATCCGTTTTTACGTCGCTTGATCGTCAGCAAATACTTCCCGGTTCCCCCGGAGTTTTTAAGCGAAACGCCAGAAGGAACTCAGGTGCTTGGCAGCCTCCGCAACGACCAACCGCTGGTCTTACAACAGAACATCGGCCAAGGGAAAGTGATCACCTTCCTGACCTCACTCGGGCCACAATGGAACAGTTGGGCCACGAATCCCAGCTTCATCGTCACCGTGCTTGAGCTTCGCAACTACAACAGCAAGTCGCGAGTTAGTGGTGCTTCGCTTCCGGTTGGCTCAGAGGTAGCGGTGATCGCTCCGATGTCCGAATATCGTTCCGACGTGCTGTTCTACTCGCCGGGCTTTATCGCTCCTGGTACTTCCCAGTTGCCAACGGTTCGAAGTGAACGCGTCGAGTTCGCGGCCCTTGGCGGAACACTCGATGGCAAGGCAGTCCTTAGCGGTGTCGATGACGTCACCGGCAAGTTCCTCACCGGGCAGGCTGGCGTTTATGAAGCTTGGCTCACAAAAGTAGACGGCTCGAACGAAGTTCGCCGTTCGACGCTGGTGCCAGACGTACCTGAAAGCGACTTGCTGGGAATGAACGAGACAAATCTCCGTCAGCTGTATCCTTCAGTTCAATTCAACTACTTCAGTGCTAGTGCCTGGCAGTACGATAATGCCGCCCAACAAGGAACCAACTGGCAATCAATCTTGCTGGCCTTGGTGATTGGGGCCCTCCTCTTAGAACAAGTGTTGGCCTACTATGCGAGTTACCACCCGGCGACTCCAGGAGGGACGGCCGCATGAACCAGTCCGCAACCAACACCATCACCGCCTATCAATTCAGCCGCTTAAGCGAG
The Blastopirellula marina genome window above contains:
- a CDS encoding DUF58 domain-containing protein → MPDSKKYLHPETLGRISKLELRARHVVEGFLSGTHRSPYFGQSIEFLQHREYATGDDLRHIDWKVWGKHNKYFIKQYEEYTNLRCMMLVDASASMSYGNGPLTKYDYGCTIAASLAYLILKQQDAVGCAVFDDRIRYRVPVLSKRTHLNTIVDAMANQSPRDKTDMQTICKQFAEGYTSRGLVVVVSDFFGDVEATAKGLRILRQRGHDVMVFHVMDDDELDFPFSGSTRFEGLENSDHLTCNPRALREGYLEAVNEFTARIRRECSKNTIDYALVRTSDSLATVLTTYLSNRLGMHHRN
- a CDS encoding BatA domain-containing protein, which encodes MLFVYSALAWGFALISLPVLIQLINMMRHRRVKWAAMDFLMQSHRRMKHWVMIRQLLLLLTRMAAIALIVAMLAGLITTQTWSNMLADRVTHHLILLDDTFSMRERLGGDTAFDAGIQTTNRLIEQLAEQDQPQRISVMLYSDILRDGPDQAAPNQATRMRVDMDSTSITRLQELLTNLTPTEQTIPLAEVLQRGSEIASQFDQTEVAKVYVVSDFREKDWGAEAAVRDPLARVEERSVEMNWINCARLPQDNLAITDVSIGSGTIVPGVPTIVKVSVRNFGQQAAVDVRLQVDLFGSTTGRTDISQAGQSLERLAEQLPINFDEIPAGDQVTRQTQIIFPAEGSHVLSFHLPDDALPLDNTRFAAVDVQPTIPVLIVDGDPKLTNAFYLQSVFNPAPNVSTGVTPTTSSTSFLTSAELKDLQKFENIFIIDPPQFDERILTTLKEYVEGGGGLVWYLGPDTNEIGLGELANAGLLPTTLQAAEELDQNIPDGPPDFVPGDNPVFRVFAGEKNPFLRRLIVSKYFPVPPEFLSETPEGTQVLGSLRNDQPLVLQQNIGQGKVITFLTSLGPQWNSWATNPSFIVTVLELRNYNSKSRVSGASLPVGSEVAVIAPMSEYRSDVLFYSPGFIAPGTSQLPTVRSERVEFAALGGTLDGKAVLSGVDDVTGKFLTGQAGVYEAWLTKVDGSNEVRRSTLVPDVPESDLLGMNETNLRQLYPSVQFNYFSASAWQYDNAAQQGTNWQSILLALVIGALLLEQVLAYYASYHPATPGGTAA